The bacterium region ACATCCCTGCTTGGCGTATTCTTATCCGCATCCACCATCCTACCCCCCAATACTGCCTCCAGCCAGACGAACGAATCGACCGTTCTTCATGAATTTTTCGGCGACGCCACGCAACAATACTTAGGCGTTTCGGTAAGCTTTGTCGGTGATGTAGATGGGGATGGATATGATGACATGATCATCGGCGCACACTATGCAGATACCGACAACGGTCCTGACACTGGAAAAGCCGATGTAATCTCAGGCTCTGATGGCTCTATCTTATTTACCTTTATGGGAGATAGCACGAACTCACAGTTTGGCTTCGCTGTGGCAGGCCCAGGCGACCTCAATGGTGACGGCACTCCCGATTTTCTCGTCAGTGCCCCAGAGGTGTCTGCTGGAATTGTAAAAGTCTTCTCAGGCTCAGATGGTTCTCTACTTGCGACATTAGCGGGTGACAACTTTAGCGACAAGTTTGGATACAGTCTCGCCGCAGCCGGAGATGTTAATGGAGACGGCACTCCTGACTGGATTGCAGGAGCAATAGGTGATGATGATAATGGCTCTCTTTCAGGAAGTGCCAGGGTATTTTCAGGGATAGATAACTCTACGCTTTATACCTTTTACGGGGATAGCACTCTTGATCAATTCGGCTACTCGGTAGATGGTGCGGGCGATGTGAATAGTGACGGCTTTGCAGATGTAATCGTGGGGGCCTATGGTGATGACGATAACGGCTCACAGTCAGGAAGCGCAAGAGTCCTCTCAGGTTCAGACGGCTCAACTCTTCACACCTTCCTTGGTGACGCTACAAATGACTATCTTGGAACAAGCGTAGCTGGTGTGGGGGATATTAACGGTGATGGACACGCAGATATTGCCGCTGGTGCCTATGGTGATGATAACGGATATACCGACTCAGGAAGTGTGCAAGTTTACTCTGGGATTGATGGAACCGTTTTATTTACTTTTAACGGAGAGGATAGCTATAAAAATTTCGGCAAAGTAGTAACAAGTGCTGGAGATATCAACGAGGATGGCATACCCGATATTATGGTAGGTGGGGAGTTTCACTTCACCGCAATAAAGCGGGTTAGAGTCTTGTCTGGAGCAGATGGAGCCACTCTTTATGCTTTTACAGCAGACTTAATATCAGAGTTCGGCAATACACTTGCAGGTGAAGGTGATGTAAATGCTGACGGCTTACCTGATTTCATGGTAGGGGCTTGGCGTGATGGAACGACAGATACAGATGCGGGAAGAGCTATTGTTTATGCAGATGAGTGCCCCAGCGATAATGATAAGGGATTAGCAGGACAGTGTGGTTGCGGAATAGCTGATACTGACACAGATAGTGATGGCACCGCAGACTGCATCGATGCGTGCGCAGCGGATCCTCTAAAAATCATAAGTGGAGTATGTGGCTGCGGAACACCCGATAGTGATTCTGACGGCGATGGAACTCCGGATTGTAACGACCTCTGTAGTGCTGACCCAGAGAAAACCGCTCCTGGTACTTGCGGATGTGGCGTAGCTGATACTGACGCTGATGGCGATGGAACTCCGGATTGTAACGACCTCTGTAGTGCTGACCCGCTAAAGACGGAGGCAGGTTTTTGTGGATGCGGCGCTGTAGACGAGGATGCGAACAGCAACGGAATTATAGACTGCTTCGAAAACCCATCAGATCCAGACGTCTCGGTAGATTCTCCCAACACAAGCCAAGAGCTCCTCTCCCTCGTAGATATTTCAAAACTACTAGCTGAAAAGCTGGTGAAAATTGAACGGCGCTATCGCAACGGCAAGAAAAGAAAGTTGCCACTAAGAAGGAAACTCGCTGGTGGCTTGGATACGATACACTTAGCGGTAAAAGATGCAAGGAACGACACTCTCTCACTCTCTGTTGATTGCAATACGGTCTTATCTCGCGTCGAGACTAAAACAGACCGATTAAAGAGACGAAATGGAAAAGTATCTTTCCGATTCTTAAAAAGATATAGACGCAGCGTTGCAAAAGCCCGAACCATATGTGGCTCAACGTAAGCTTCCTTACTACGGATACAGCGCTACCAAATTCTCCTCAGGGAAATATTGTAATAGATAAACCAGAAAGCCCGGCTAGCTATACTCTCATTATGCTACTGCGCATCAAGCAAAGTAATCGCTTCGCGTACCCTCTCTACCACTCGCTCTTTGCCAAGAACTTCCAATGATTCCGCAAGTGGAGGAGTCGCTTTCTTTCCAAGCACCGCTATTCGAACGGTAATAAATACCTGCCCAGACTTCACCTCTTGTTTAGATGCAACCTCTTCAAAGACTCTATTAATCGATTCAAGGGTAAAGTCTGAGAGCGCGGAAAGCGCTTCCTTACATTCACGTAATATTGTAGTCGCAAGAGTTGCATTCATCTTCTTTGATAGCATCTGATCCATCTCGCGCTCAAAGTGCTCATCACGCAGAAACCGCAGCATGTCCGGCACTTCTGCCAGTGTCCGCACTCGCTCCTTCACCAACGCTACAAGTGGCCCCAACTCCTCTTGCGTAAACGAAAGTCCTGCCGCCTTGATAAAAGGAACGCTCTTGGCAAAAAACTCATCATCAGAAAGCTTTCGGATATAAACACCATTCATCCATCCGAGCTTGACGTACTCGAATACCCCCGAGGATGCATTCACATGGTCAAGCGAAAACTTCTCAATAAGATCTTGCCGAGTGAACACCTCTTGTTCGTCACCTTCTCCTGGAGACCAGCCAATTCGAACGATGAAATTCAAGAGTGCTTCTGGCAAGTACCCTTCATCACGAAAAGCCATCCAAGATGTCGAACCATGCCGCTTGGAGAGCTTTTTCCCATCTGAACCCAAAACTACGGGGAGATGACAAAAGATAGGGGGCTCCCAACCAAGTGCCTCATAAACGAGAAGATGTAACGGCGCTGAGGGAATCCACTCCTCTCCTCTCATAGCATGAGTAATCTTCATGTCATGGTCATCGACAACAACCGCCAAGTGGTAGGTCGGGAAACCACCACTTTTCATTAATACTGGATCACGAAGCGGGATCTTTTCCCACTCAATTCGCCCCCGAATCCCATCATGCATTACAACCTTTGGATTGTGAGGCATCTTGAATCGAATGACGTGTGGAACATCTTTCGATACCTCGCGGGTTCGACAATATCCAGAATATCCTGGCACTTCTCTTCGAGCCTTCTGTTCATTCCGCTCGCGTTCAAGCATCTCTGGAGTACAATCACACCGGAATGCATGTCCCGAGGCGACAAGCTGCTCTGCAACTTCTTGATAGCGAGCAAGACGGAGACTCTGCACGTATGGTCCGTATGGCCCTCCCTCTGGCTTTCCATCTCCAGGAGCAAAAGAGGGGGTAGTGCCATCAATGATCTCTATCTGTTCAGTCGTCGGACCCTCATCGATATCAATCCCAAGCCACTGGAAACCATCAAGGATCGCTTGCACCGCTCCCTCAACCTTCCGCTCTTGGTCCGTATCCTCTATACGGAGCACGAACTGACCGCCATGATGCCTTGCAAGAAGCCATGCGTATACTGCACTACGAAAGCCTCCAATATGAATCATACCAGTAGGACTCGGCGCAAAACGTGTTCGAACTTCTGTCATTTCTCTCTCCTAAAACTCTGCTGTAGAGTATCGCTCAGTGAAAGTCGAAGCAAGGCTCAAGTCCATACTCTGTTACGAAGCCACGCCGTCCTCAACAAGCTTTCGAAAATCAGATTCTGCAAGAATAATAACTCCGAGCTTTTTAGCCTTCTCAAGCTTTGAGCCAGCAGCCTCACCAGCTACAAGATAGTCAGTCTTTCCACTGACAGAGGAAGATACCTTTCCTCCGAGGGCTTCGATCTCACTCTTTACAAGATCTCGACTCACCGACAGAGTGCCAGTGATCACAAATGTCTTCCCAAAAAACTGAGATTCTTCAGAAACGACTTTCTCGCGCTCAAAAACAAAACCACTCGCCAGCAACCGATCGAGCAAGGCCGCCTCCTCTTCACTCGCTAAGAAATCCAAGACGGATCTCGCTATCTCTGGACCAACCTCTGGCAAAGCAAGAAGCTCCTCTTCGGTCAAAGAACGCAGCTGCTCAATGCCACTGGTTGCCTGCCCAATAATTTTTGCCGTCCGCTCTCCTACATGACGAATCCCAAGTGCAAACAAGAATTTTGAGAACGAGGTGCTTTTCGATCGCTCAAGAGCCGCTATCAGATTTTCAGCTGACTTCTGTCCCATTCGAGGAAGCGACGCTATTCTCTCAACAGTCAACGTATACAGATCTGCTATATCTTTCACGAGACCAGCATCCACAAGAAGATGCACCATTTTCTCGCCCAGCCCCTCAATGTCGAGAGCGTTTCTACTTCCGAAATGAATAATTCTTTGCACTGATTTTGCAGGGCACATCGAATTCGGGCACCGGATAACGGCTTCACCCTCTGGTCGAACCACGGCTGTTCCACACACCGGACACTCTGTTGGGAAATAAAATTCTCGCTCTTCTCCAGTTCGCTTCCCTGGAATAAATGTAACGACTGCTGGGATCACATCCCCCTGACGCCGCACCACGACTGTATCCCCGATCAGAATCCCCTTTCTCCTGATTTCATCTTCGTTATGAAGTGTCGCTCGCGAGACGACGACTCCTCCAACTCGTACGGGCTCAAGCTCTGCAACTGGAGTCAGTGCACCGGTTCGACCCACCTGAATGTGAATATCCTTGAGAAGCGTATTCTCTTCTACTGGTGGAAACTTTACAGCTATTGCCCAGCGCGGAGAGCGCTCCTTCGCGCCAAGCAGTCGTTGTAAGGAAAGTTCATTCACCTTCACAACAAGCCCATCTACTTCAAACGGAAGTGTCTCTCGACTTGCGATTGCTTTGCGATACATCTCCTGCAACGATGCTGCATCCTCACACTTCGAAAAGAGTGGCGATACCTTAAACCCAAACTCACTCAAAAGACGTATCAACTCGTAGTGACTCTCTGGAAGCGCTGCTCTCTCCTGCCCCATTAAAGCATACGCAAAAAAACTCAAAGGACGCTTGGCTGTCACCCGCGAATCTAATTGCCTTAAACTTCCTGATGCCGCATTCCTGGGATTGGCGAATGGAGGTTCACCTTCTGCTACCCGTCGTTCATTCAAGGCAAGAAAGTCATCAATCTGAAACAAGACCTCTCCTCGAACCTCAAGAATTCCTCCTGGGACCTTATCGCCTACAAGCGAAAGCGGTATAGCTCGAATCGTTCGTAAATTCTCGGTAATATCCTCTCCGACTTCTCCATCCCCACGAGTAAGCCCCTGTATGAACACTCCATCCTCATACGTCAGAGAAACAGCGACTCCGTCAAATTTATACTCTGCCGTCCACGTACAATTCTCGCTCTCATCCGCTTTTGCGAGAAATCGGTCCGTCCTTTCAAGAAATGCGGACAACTCATCCTCATCCATAGCATTATCTAAAGAGAGCATCGGCTCACGGTGCGGAACCGAGTGAAAAGCCTCCAGTGGAGGAGCACCCACTCGGTATGTTGGCGAATCAGGCCTTCGAAGTTCAGGAGATTCAGCTTCAAGCGACTCTAACTCTCGCATCATCCGATCATATTCAGCATCACTGACTTCTGGAGATTGCTTTCTATAATAAAGATCTGAGTGCCTCTGAAGCTCTCTCGTTAGCCAATCAACGCGTGACTTCCTGTCTTCTTCTTTTGACATTACACACTCTTCTCTTCGGGGGAGGCTTTTCGATTATCGGTATTGGCTTTTAGCAACCTACCGACCTCCTCTTCAAAGCGGCCCATAACGGCTTGCCAATTATATTGAGTCTTCACATACCGCTTTCCCGAATCACCAAGCTCTGCTTGCAGAGCACTATCTTCAGCTAGAGTTTTTAGGGCTCCCGCAAGATCAAGGGTATCCCTAAAGTACAACCCTCCCCCTGAACGAAGGACGTGATCCTTCGTTACCGCACACGCATCACTTACCAAAACTGGCGTTCCGGCAAGCCATGCCTCCATCATTACAATACAAAATGACTCATTCACTGACGGTTGAATCAGCGCTAGTGCGTCCCGCAACAAGAGATACTTCTCTTCCTCACTCACTCTCCCAACAGGTAGAATATCGGTTCGTTCACTGTATTGCGGACGCTCAAGATCAGAAAATGCTCCGCCTCCTGCAATTACGAGTCGAAGTTCTTTTGGAATAAGCCCCTGTTCTTTCCCTTCGACAAAGTGATCAAGCAGGATATGCGCGTTCTTCCCCGTTTCCATTCTTCCGAGATAGAGAACATAAGAAGTGGTGTCATCCTTAAAAAATTGCTGATGCTCGACGGAGTTGTCGCGATTTAATGGAGCGGTATCCTCAAATCCCATTCCAACGACACCACCCCGTAGGTGCTTTCCGTATAAAGCTCTCGCTAACTCGGCCTCAGGCTCTGCATTAAAAAGACAGCCTCTGACCTGCCGAAACATACTGCTCACTATCTCGAGATAAGCATTCGCCTCATCGTGTAAACACGGAATAAGGATCGAACGCTCTGGTGAAAGAAGAGCACCCCAAAAAGTCGTACCAAAAAGGTAGGGCGCAAAGAATAGTGCGTCAAAATCTTGGTGATGCTCGCTGATGTGCTCATAAAGACTCGTTGAATTCACACTCTCTTTCATCCACGTGAACTGTTCATCGACTGACAGATTTACTCCTTGGGCGAGTCGAATCTGAAGGGGAATCCACTGCTCGAGATCGCGCTCATCAACACTGAACCGTCGAATTGGAATACCTGCGTAATCTTCAATTCCTTCTGGAAAATCATTCTCCCAACTTCTGTTATCTCGAGCGCACGTCGTCCAGATTTCTACTGTGGACCCACCCTCATAAGCTTTTCGAGCAAGCTCTCCACACAGGGTCTCGGCTCCTCCGACGACTCCCGGATAGTAACGAGGTAGAATGAATGCAAATCGCTTACCAACCAAACTCATTACAGACCTTTTGAAACTCACTTTCGAATGGAGCCTGGAGAGTTGGCTCAGCATGTAACATCTCAGAGACTTCTTTCATCAGATCCTCTGATGCACTCTTCTCAAACGCATTCCAGGCGGAACATGCATTTTGATATTCCCCTGAACCTATCGTTGATTTTAGCAACGAGACAAGTTGTGTCGCTATTGCCCCCTCATGATACATTTCGCGCGCATACTCCTGCCCGCGAACTGCATTGTGCGGCGCATCTCCTGAGGAAATAGCCGTCAGCACCTGAGCTATTTGCTTGGGTTCTTCCACCCCTGGCTCTATCTGGTAAACGAGTTCAGCAGGCAGTTCTTCACTCGCCCCAAAGCGCGTGACAATTGTTGGCACACCTCTCGCTAAGCTCATTCCAACATAAGGCTGCACATGGCCAAACACAGAAAATCGAGGATGAATGGCCACATCACTCTTTTCAAGCACCGCAGCCCATACCGTTGGAGATAGCTCACTTTCGAGCGTCACGGCTCCCTCTCTCAGATCAAACTCTTCAAGTAGCGCTTCGGCGCGAGATTTTTCGTCTGGAGACACAACCCAATGTACTTCGAAGTCAAGCGCTGGTTGAACCACCCGAAGTGCTTGCAAGACTTGATGGCTTCTCTGTTCAATTCTTGCACCTGAGTGGAGCGCAATCCGTAGCCTTTTACCGACCTCATCATCTCTCGGTGCCGCCGAAAAGAGCTCATCGCGGACAGGCAATGGCAAAAAGTACGCTGGAGATTTTTCAGAGCAGAAAGGAGCCGCAAGTGAGCCTCCGATCGCGCGTCGATATTCAAGTGCATCGCGTTCGACAGAAAACAGTGGCAGGAGACAAAACGTTGCCTCGCGCGCAGCTATAGGCGCTACTTGCTCAAACTCACCACCTCGCTCGGCCCAAGAAGCACTGCCGTTGAGAAACCGTTCCTTCGTTACCTGCCATGCACTATTCAGGATTGGTTCAGGGCCATGCGAAGCAAAGTAGAGATCATGGAACCACGTAATACCTGGCATCAGAGTGCACGCAATACGCGCCCACTGACTCTCGGGGTGGTCTTCCACTTGATATAAGCAGATATCGTATGGATGCTGAGCATGCCGCTCCCGTAAACGTTGATAGGGGAACACCGGAAGGTCAAGGCACGTACCAGCTTCGCCACGATGAAAAAGCTCGATGGAGATATCATCCCACTTCATCAGATGGGGAATCAGTACGCCTGTGGTGTATGCCGCAAGAGAGTCCGTAGCTTTTCTGCGGGATGCAGATGCAGACCGAACATTCTCTGGCAAGTTGCTGATCCAAGCAATTCTCATGAGGAGCTCGCTGCCTTCTTTAAGGTTGATGCGCTACCTTCTTGCAGCGGACTGAGTAATCCATCAACAATGCTGTCCCATCCAGACTGCTCTACTCCAAGCTCAGTAAGTCTCTCTCGTCCAGCCATGCCCAAACGGTCTGCTAGCCCATCTTCTTCAACAAGCCTATTAACAGCTAGTCCTATCTTTTCACTTGTCGGCTCCACAATCAGCCCATTTTCTTCGTGCGCAACAAACTCGAGCACTCCCCCACTATCAGTCGCAGTGATGACTGGCTTTGAGCTCGCCATTGCCTCTAAGGTCACATAACCATAGTCCTCATCGTGAGGAGCATAGTAAACCCCGAGTGAGCGTGCATAGAGAGAGAGCAGCTCTTCATCTGAGACTCTTCCCACAAATTCGACTCTATCCCACAGGTGATGCTTATCGATTTCGTTATGTAAGTAATCGAGAACGCCTGGCTCATCAGCCTTTCCCACAATCTTTAACTTGACGAACGAATGAATGAACGGAAGTGCTTTAAGCATCAGATCCACTCGCTTGATGGAGCAGATTCTTCCAACTGAGAGAATATATGGCTCGGAAGTATCAGAGTAATAACGGCCAGCCAGAGAAAGTGGCGGATATAGCACATCTCCTTTTACTCCGTTAAAAGCCTCTAGTCGATGAATAACGTTCCGTGAGATTCCAGCCACGTACTGGGCTTCACTCAACACGACTTTATCCCCCTCAACTAACTTCGCTCGCAACTGTTCGTCGCGCGGATCATCCGAAAAATCTGAATATCTTCCCCCATAAAGGTCATAGATAGCCCTATGCTGATGGACTAGCCACACACTTTTTTTCGGGTGCTTGGCGTAGTAACTCGGAAATTTTGTAGCTATCACCAGGTCTACCTTCTCACCCCCGAACTCTGTAAGGTCAAGACTTCTCCACTGCGCCGCTTCTATCAGATAACGCTCCTTGGGCTGTACCGTGAGTGGAAGCTCTACCGTGTCAACAAGATGTCCCCGAGATGACAATTCACCATGCAACGAAGCCAGCAACACTTCCTGACCACCAGTAGTGAACGGAACCTTTACTCCAAGCAGAAGGATATTCGCCATGCATTACTCCTTGATCGCAACTACTGCGAAGTCTTGATGTCCGTAAAGAAGATGATTCAACCGATCAATGTTCGAATTCATTTTATCCAGCATGAACTGCCAACGAGGAGTCATATAGTCTTCTCTTTCGACTTTCTTCAGAAGTGCTTCTTCAGGAACTGGAGAGAGGTAGCGTATTTCCGCCTGTGCAAATCCAGAGCGAGTGCAGATATATCGCAATGTATCTGGATGCTGCGGAAATACATGGGTAGGATCACGAAAATAATTTGATGAAAGAGCTAGCACCGATTGTGGATTAATTGTCTCCAATACAAGCTTTCCGCCGCTGGCCAACTTCTCATGAGCCAACTCGACTAACCGCTGCACCACCCTCGGTGTTAAATGCTCAACGACTTGAATAGCGATAATACCACCAAGCGTTTCAGGAGCAGCCTCTTCGAGCGCCCGAAGTCCATCTTGCAACCGCACTGAGAGTCCTGCCTCTTGAGCAACCGAGATCATTCCCTCATCAAGATCTACCCCATAAGCAGGAATATCCGCATCACGTAACAAAGAGAGGAGCTCTCCTCGTCCACACCCAATATCGAGAACATTGCCGGGTGAACCCTGAAATACCGCTACGTACTGCGCAAGTCGCTCTGCGATGTCCGACTCACTTCCGCGAAAACGATTTTCAAGCAGGAGGTAGTCGACTCCCGAACTACTGGATTCACCTCTTTCAGCGCCATTTACTGAAGCAGAAAGAGGAATCTCGGCTGCATGATGCGGCTTTGACATCCTCGAAACGATACTCTCAAGTCCATCCACTACCTTTGAAACGGTACTCACTGACGCACCTTGAGTTGCCACCTCAGCACGGAGTGAAGCTACTTGCTGAGCCAAAGTTGAAAGTTCACTCTGAAGAGCATCATGCAAACGACGCTCTGAAGAGCGATGTTCTGCAACAAACTCATCTTGCAACCGCTCAGCGCGATCAACCGCTCTCGTTACATCCACATCAACCTTATGAACGAGCTCCCAAAAATTGGAAGCATCACGCTCATCGACGTACTTTGCTTGATTATTGAGAAGACGAACCAACCGAGCTTGAAACTCTTTTTCCCTGTCAAAATATCCTTTAAGAATCCCGTCAACGATAAGCGAAGCGAGCTTTCTCTTTAACCGAACAACAACTTTTCCTATTGCACCTTTTCGATGAGACACGATGTCGTCTACAACACTGTTCGCCGCATAGTGGTAGTGCTCATTCAGGTAACGAAGCTCTTCTGAATGAAGGATCTCTCCTGCCTTCCTTTTTCCATGAAAATCTCCTCGGTACGCTTGGTAAGAGAGTCGTTCATCCTGAGCTTGCTCGATCTCTCCCTGGGTTCGCTCGCGAATCTGGTCCATAAGGGATTTGACCCTTTTGGCGGCTCCATTTCGGCTGGCACCAATCTCTATGCGAGGCGCCGCAGATGGATCCGATTCTGAATTACGGTGTTCTAATGGTTCTACTGTATTCTCTTCTCTCAAGTGGCATTCTCCGCTTAAAGGTGCCTCACCATACCAGAGTGGAGCGCATCATGAAATTTCTTAAGGAATTGCGCTCTCTCCTTATCACAAAATCAGAAACTTGCTGGTCCCTAAATAATATGAATTGTGATTTATTTTAACTATTTACCAGCCGATTTCTACCCCTAGCGGCAGGTTCTTGGAGATTTTAGTTCGAATCAGTCCTATGACAAAAGAACGGCCAGTTCCCCCTCCCCTCCTCATGACCGTGCGCGAGACCGCGCTTGTTTTGCAAATTGATCGCCCGAAGGTCTACGAGCTTATTCGAGAGGGTGAAATCGAGGGGGTTAAAATCGGTGCCGACTGGCGAATCAAACGTGATTCGGTCGAAAGATTAACAGGGCCGATACCCGAACAGTTCTTTCTAGAGCCTTCCAGTGATAACGAAGGGTGAGTGAGCAGAATAGTTCAGAAACAGAGGCATGCGAGGGGTGGTGATTCAAGCCCTCTTTCGCTATGCTCCTACCGTGTCAACGGTTAAGAAAAACAAAAAGCTTTCATCTGCGCAGCAACGTTCTTCTCGCTACTTCTTTTGTTTGGCTAGCGTGGTGACGCTTATCTCTCTTGTGGGATGCTTCCATCAAGATGAACTTATTTCTCCTGAACCGTCATTTCCAGTTTATACCCCTCGAGGGCGAACCCTCGTAAAAGGAATCGCTGCTTGTGGTCAGTGCCATGGCAGTGAGCCGAGCCCGCGAAGCATGCTGACAGGAGGAAGACACGTCGATGACGTATATGGAGGTGTGACTGTCCCCAACCTCACTCGAGCCGAGATTAAAGACTGGAAGCCCGTTGACGTCGTGAATGCAATCCGAAGAAGTATTCGACCAGATGGTGGGAAGTTGGCAGCCCAGCATCACCTCGGCTATGAATGGATGGCGGATGAGGATGCATATGCGGTGGCAACCTACATACAGTCATTACCAACCATTAATATTGAACACTCCGCGAGAGAGCTCTCAACGCTATCGCGTTATACGAGCGGAATCACCGAAGAACGTCCGATTGTCATGGGCTTTGTGCCGAGCATACCGCGTCGTGAAGAAGCCGCCTACGGGAAATACCTGATTGATAACGTGGCTCGCTGCACTGCGTGTCATAATACTCCAGGCACTACTTTTTCTGAGGAGCGATACCTCGGCGGAGGGCGTGAGATCATAGCTCCCGATGGGAGCTCCGCGCTTGCTCCGAATATAACGAACTCAAAGACCCTAGGAATTGGTGAATGGTCCCGAGAAGAAATTTATCGCTATCTCATATCGGGCACTCCCAAGGGCACAAGCTTTCGGCAATCGACCGTTTGCCCAACTGACTTTTACAGCAGCGCTTCGCTGGAAGATCTCAGGGCGATTGCTCACGCTCTTACCACCACAGATAGTGACTCATAATTATTTAGTATGAAAACGTCGCATCATAGAAAAGTACTTGGCATTGAAACAAGTTGTGACGAGACGGGCGTATCTCTTATTTATGCCAGCGAACAGGACTCCTCCGTTACCATAGCCAAAGAACTCATTCACTCACAAATTAGTCTTCATGCGGAATATGGCGGGGTTGTCCCAGAGCTTGCGGCTCGAGAGCACCTAAAGAACTTGCCGCTCCTCACCGACACCGTACTGTCTCAAGAAGGGCTGAGAGCAGAAGAGATTGATCTGATTGCTGTTACTGTCGGCCCTGGATTAAAGGGCTGCTTACTGAATGGTATGCTCTTTGCGAGTGGGCTAGCTGCATCTCACGATATCCCCCTATATGGAGTAAATCATATTGAGGCTCATGTGCTTTCAGTATTCATTGAAAACCCGCACCTCGATTTTCCATTCCTGACACTGGTTGTCTCTGGTGGCCATACCGAGCTTCATCTTGTGACTGCAGTTGGAGAGTACACACTTCTGGCGAGAACGATTGATGATGCAGCAGGAGAAGCCTTCGACAAATCCGCAAAACTTCTGGGCTTAGCTTATCCTGGTGGCCCTGCTCTCTCGAAACATGCTGACTCCTTTTCAGAGCTCCCATCATTCAGTGGTAGCTCACGTTTCACATTGCCGCGAGTTATGTTGAAACAGCCAGGATTCAGCTTTTCTGGTCTTAAAACTGCAATCTCTCTTCTGATTTCATCCGAAACAACAGACGATACTGCTATCGACAACGCACTCCTCACTGAGCTTGCTTGGACGATTCAAGAAAGTATTGTTGAGCTTCTCGTTCGGAAGGTACGAAAGGCAGTCCAAGAAACTCGGTGCAAAACACTCGTGGTATGCGGCGGCGTATCTGCAAACCGCAGACTACGTGAAGCACTGTCCTCGGAAAAACTTCTCTCCTGCCATTTTCCGGCGACACGTCACTGTGTTGATAACGGCACGATGATAGCGCTCACAGCTCACCTACGACGTAATGCCGGACTTCCGCCTGCCCCTTTTGAAGCAATGCCACGATGGCCAATCGAGACACATAAACTTGAGGAGCGAGTATAAATGGAGTCAAGAGGAGATTCGCCAGAGAGTTTATTACGAGCACTTTCCGTTACGCCCGATAAAGCTTTTGGTCAAAATTTTATTCTAGAACCGGCGGTTATTGATGAGATTATTCGTTTTGCCAAGCCGAGCTCAGAAGATACGCTCGTTGAAATTGGTCCTGGACTTGGCGCTCTCACGAAAGAGCTGCTTTCTTTTGGACAAGT contains the following coding sequences:
- a CDS encoding glutamate--tRNA ligase, giving the protein MTEVRTRFAPSPTGMIHIGGFRSAVYAWLLARHHGGQFVLRIEDTDQERKVEGAVQAILDGFQWLGIDIDEGPTTEQIEIIDGTTPSFAPGDGKPEGGPYGPYVQSLRLARYQEVAEQLVASGHAFRCDCTPEMLERERNEQKARREVPGYSGYCRTREVSKDVPHVIRFKMPHNPKVVMHDGIRGRIEWEKIPLRDPVLMKSGGFPTYHLAVVVDDHDMKITHAMRGEEWIPSAPLHLLVYEALGWEPPIFCHLPVVLGSDGKKLSKRHGSTSWMAFRDEGYLPEALLNFIVRIGWSPGEGDEQEVFTRQDLIEKFSLDHVNASSGVFEYVKLGWMNGVYIRKLSDDEFFAKSVPFIKAAGLSFTQEELGPLVALVKERVRTLAEVPDMLRFLRDEHFEREMDQMLSKKMNATLATTILRECKEALSALSDFTLESINRVFEEVASKQEVKSGQVFITVRIAVLGKKATPPLAESLEVLGKERVVERVREAITLLDAQ
- the ligA gene encoding NAD-dependent DNA ligase LigA, coding for MSKEEDRKSRVDWLTRELQRHSDLYYRKQSPEVSDAEYDRMMRELESLEAESPELRRPDSPTYRVGAPPLEAFHSVPHREPMLSLDNAMDEDELSAFLERTDRFLAKADESENCTWTAEYKFDGVAVSLTYEDGVFIQGLTRGDGEVGEDITENLRTIRAIPLSLVGDKVPGGILEVRGEVLFQIDDFLALNERRVAEGEPPFANPRNAASGSLRQLDSRVTAKRPLSFFAYALMGQERAALPESHYELIRLLSEFGFKVSPLFSKCEDAASLQEMYRKAIASRETLPFEVDGLVVKVNELSLQRLLGAKERSPRWAIAVKFPPVEENTLLKDIHIQVGRTGALTPVAELEPVRVGGVVVSRATLHNEDEIRRKGILIGDTVVVRRQGDVIPAVVTFIPGKRTGEEREFYFPTECPVCGTAVVRPEGEAVIRCPNSMCPAKSVQRIIHFGSRNALDIEGLGEKMVHLLVDAGLVKDIADLYTLTVERIASLPRMGQKSAENLIAALERSKSTSFSKFLFALGIRHVGERTAKIIGQATSGIEQLRSLTEEELLALPEVGPEIARSVLDFLASEEEAALLDRLLASGFVFEREKVVSEESQFFGKTFVITGTLSVSRDLVKSEIEALGGKVSSSVSGKTDYLVAGEAAGSKLEKAKKLGVIILAESDFRKLVEDGVAS
- a CDS encoding glycosyltransferase; the encoded protein is MLSQLSRLHSKVSFKRSVMSLVGKRFAFILPRYYPGVVGGAETLCGELARKAYEGGSTVEIWTTCARDNRSWENDFPEGIEDYAGIPIRRFSVDERDLEQWIPLQIRLAQGVNLSVDEQFTWMKESVNSTSLYEHISEHHQDFDALFFAPYLFGTTFWGALLSPERSILIPCLHDEANAYLEIVSSMFRQVRGCLFNAEPEAELARALYGKHLRGGVVGMGFEDTAPLNRDNSVEHQQFFKDDTTSYVLYLGRMETGKNAHILLDHFVEGKEQGLIPKELRLVIAGGGAFSDLERPQYSERTDILPVGRVSEEEKYLLLRDALALIQPSVNESFCIVMMEAWLAGTPVLVSDACAVTKDHVLRSGGGLYFRDTLDLAGALKTLAEDSALQAELGDSGKRYVKTQYNWQAVMGRFEEEVGRLLKANTDNRKASPEEKSV
- a CDS encoding glycosyltransferase family 1 protein — encoded protein: MRIAWISNLPENVRSASASRRKATDSLAAYTTGVLIPHLMKWDDISIELFHRGEAGTCLDLPVFPYQRLRERHAQHPYDICLYQVEDHPESQWARIACTLMPGITWFHDLYFASHGPEPILNSAWQVTKERFLNGSASWAERGGEFEQVAPIAAREATFCLLPLFSVERDALEYRRAIGGSLAAPFCSEKSPAYFLPLPVRDELFSAAPRDDEVGKRLRIALHSGARIEQRSHQVLQALRVVQPALDFEVHWVVSPDEKSRAEALLEEFDLREGAVTLESELSPTVWAAVLEKSDVAIHPRFSVFGHVQPYVGMSLARGVPTIVTRFGASEELPAELVYQIEPGVEEPKQIAQVLTAISSGDAPHNAVRGQEYAREMYHEGAIATQLVSLLKSTIGSGEYQNACSAWNAFEKSASEDLMKEVSEMLHAEPTLQAPFESEFQKVCNEFGW